The following proteins are co-located in the Primulina tabacum isolate GXHZ01 chromosome 11, ASM2559414v2, whole genome shotgun sequence genome:
- the LOC142518641 gene encoding syntaxin-125-like, whose product MNDLFSQSFKKYQDLRTADLESGGANGTETIDLNRFFDDVEKVKQDMDQVEKLYKRLQESNEESKTVHNAMTMKQLRARMDSDVSQVLKLVKTIKGKLEALEQSNAAQRRVPGCGPGSSADRTRTSVVSGLGKKLKGIMDDFQGLRARMNDEYKETVGRRYFTITGEKANDELIENLISSGESENFLQKAIQDQGRGQILDTISEIQERHDAVKEIEKNLIELHQIFLDMAALVESQGQQLNDIESHVSHASSFVRRGTEQLQEAREYQKSSRKCTCIAIVLIIVAVIILTFPIWYNILLSALF is encoded by the coding sequence atgaacgacctCTTCTCACAATCTTTCAAGAAATACCAGGACCTCAGGACCGCTGATCTCGAGTCCGGCGGAGCAAATGGGACGGAAACCATCGACCTAAACCGGTTTTTCGACGATGTCGAAAAAGTCAAACAAGACATGGACCAAGTGGAGAAGCTCTATAAACGGCTCCAGGAATCCAATGAAGAGAGCAAAACTGTCCATAACGCCATGACGATGAAACAGCTCCGAGCCCGGATGGATTCCGACGTCTCCCAAGTCTTGAAACTTGTGAAAACAATCAAAGGGAAACTGGAAGCCTTAGAGCAATCAAATGCCGCTCAACGGCGAGTCCCGGGCTGCGGACCTGGATCTTCCGCCGACAGGACTCGGACCTCCGTGGTCAGTGGACTCGGTAAAAAACTCAAAGGCATAATGGATGATTTCCAGGGCCTTCGAGCTCGAATGAACGACGAGTACAAAGAAACCGTGGGGCGGAGATATTTCACGATTACCGGGGAGAAGGCGAACGATGAGCTAATCGAGAACCTGATCTCGAGCGGGGAGAGTGAAAATTTCCTCCAAAAGGCAATCCAAGATCAGGGCCGGGGCCAGATCCTGGACACCATATCTGAAATTCAAGAAAGACATGACGCGGTTAAGGAGATTGAGAAAAACCTGATAGAACTGCACCAGATTTTCCTGGACATGGCCGCGCTGGTGGAGTCGCAGGGGCAGCAGCTGAATGATATCGAGAGCCACGTCTCCCACGCAAGCTCGTTCGTGAGGCGGGGCACGGAGCAGCTTCAAGAAGCGAGGGAGTACCAGAAGAGCTCGAGGAAATGCACCTGCATCGCCATTGTTCTCATTATAGTTGCAGTAATCATATTAACGTTTCCAATTTGGTATAACATTTTGTTAAGTGCCTTATTCTGA